One region of Dryobates pubescens isolate bDryPub1 chromosome 20, bDryPub1.pri, whole genome shotgun sequence genomic DNA includes:
- the ACOX1 gene encoding peroxisomal acyl-coenzyme A oxidase 1 isoform X2 has protein sequence MNPDLRRERAAATFQTELLTNILDGGAERTRRRKEIEALVLNDPDFQHEDLNFLSRSERYEQALRKSSLMVLKLREYGIADPDEIYWFKRTCLGNFVEPLTLHFSMFHKTLETQTTDAQKEKWLPLVRGVKIIGTYAQTEMGHGTHLRGLETTATYDPATQEFILNSPTVTSIKWWPGGLGKTSNHAIVLAQLYTQGQCKGLHAFIVPIRQMGTHEPLPGITVGDIGPKFGFDEIDNGYLKMDNYRIPRENMLMKYAQVEPDGTYVKPVSDKLTYGTMVFIRSLIVGDAARALSKACTIAIRYSAVRHQSELKPGEPEPQILDYQTQQYKLFPLLATAYAFHIVGAYIKNTYRRISGDISSGDLSELPELHALTAGLKAFTSWIANAGVEECRMACGGHGYSRCSGIPDIYVTLTPCCTYEGENTVMMLQTARFLVKSYNQVASGQQVTGMVSYLNDLSRQRIQPQHVAARAVTVRLNDPASLAEAYKARAARLVEAAAKNLQAELNHRKSKEEAWNRTSVDLVRASEAHCHYVVVKLFAAKLSEVSNAAVRAVLTELCLLYALYGISKNTGDFLQVGILTDAQITQVNQRVKELLAIIRPNAVALVDSFDFHDVHLGSVLGRYDGNVYENMFEWAKKSPLNKTEVHQSFHKHLKPLQSKL, from the exons ATGAACCCGGACCTGCGGAGAGAGCGCGCCGCCGCCACCTTCCAGACCGAGCTCCTCACCAACATCCTGGATGGCGGCGCCGAGCGCACCCGCCGCCGCAAGGAGATCG AGGCCTTAGTTCTTAATGACCCTGACTTCCAGCATGAGGATCTCAACTTCCTGTCCCGCAGCGAACGCTACGAGCAAGCCCTCAGGAAGAGCTCTCTGATGGTGCTGAAGCTCAGGGAATATGGAATTGCAGACCCAGATGAGATCTACTGGTTTAAAAG AACATGCTTGGGCAATTTTGTTGAACCTCTCACTCTGCACTTCAGCATGTTTCACAAAACCTTAGAGACCCAAACGACCGATGCTCAGAAGGAGAAATGGCTGCCCCTGGTCCGTGGAGTCAAGATAATTGGCACCTACGCCCAAACCGAAATGGGACATG GAACTCACCTTCGGGGTCTAGAAACTACAGCTACTTATGACCCTGCTACCCAGGAATTCATCCTCAACAGCCCCACTGTGACCTCCATTAAGTGGTGGCCAGGTGGAC TTGGAAAGACCTCCAACCATGCCATTGTGCTGGCTCAGCTCTACACTCAAGGGCAGTGCAAAGGCCTGCATGCCTTCATCGTTCCCATACGGCAGATGGGCACCCATGAACCTTTGCCAG GTATCACAGTGGGTGACATTGGGCCCAAATTCGGTTTTGATGAGATAGATAATGGCTACCTGAAGATGGACAACTACAGAATCCCTCGGGAGAACATGCTGATGAAGTATGCCCAG gtTGAACCAGATGGCACCTATGTGAAACCAGTCAGTGACAAGCTGACCTATGGGACCATGGTGTTCATCCGCTCCCTCATCGTGGGCGACGCAGCTCGCGCCCTCTCCAAGGCTTGCACCATCGCCATCCGCTACAGCGCCGTCAGGCACCAGTCGGAGCTGAAGCCAGG GGAACCAGAACCCCAGATCTTGGATTACCAGACCCAGCAATACAAACTCTTTCCGCTCCTGGCAACAGCTTATGCTTTCCACATTGTGGGAGCCTACATCAAGAACACCTACCGCCGTATCAGTGGGGACATCAGCAGTGGGGACCTGAGCGAGCTGCCAGAG CTGCATGCACTGacagcagggctgaaggcaTTCACTTCCTGGATTGCCAACGCTGGGGTTGAGGAGTGTCGGATGGCCTGCGGTGGGCATGGCTACTCTCGCTGCAGTGGCATCCCTGACATCTACGTCACCCTCACCCCATGCTGCACCTACGAGGGAGAAAACACAGTCATGATGCTGCAGACAGCGAG GTTCCTTGTCAAAAGCTACAACCAGGTTGCTTCTGGGCAGCAGGTCACTGGCATGGTGTCCTACCTTAATGACCTCTCCAGGCAACGCATTCAGCCGCAGCATGTGGCTGCTAGGGCAGTGACTGTGAGGCTCAATGATCCAGCCAGCTTGGCAGAGGCCTACAAAGCACGTGCTGCCCG GCTTGTagaagctgcagcaaagaatttgcAAGCTGAGCTGAAccacagaaagagcaaagagGAAGCCTGGAACAGAACTTCTGTTGATCTGGTGCGAGCATCTGAG GCACACTGTCACTATGTGGTGGTGAAGCTGTTTGCAGCAAAGCTGTCTGAGGTCAGCAATGCAGCTGTCCGTGCTGTCCTGACTGAGCTCTGCCTCCTGTATGCACTGTATGGCATCAGTAAGAACACAGGGGATTTCTTGCAG gTGGGCATCCTGACCGATGCCCAGATCACTCAAGTGAACCAGCGTGTCAAGGAGCTCTTGGCCATCATCCGTCCCAACGCGGTGGCGCTGGTGGACTCCTTCGACTTCCACGACGTTCACCTCGGCTCTGTGCTCGGCCGCTACGACGGCAACGTCTACGAGAACATGTTTGAGTGGGCAAAGAAATCCCCACTGAACAAGACAGAG GTTCACCAGTCTTTCCACAAACACCTGAAGCCGCTGCAATCCAAGCTGTGA
- the CDK3 gene encoding cyclin-dependent kinase 3, whose product MDPLQEVFQKVEKIGEGTYGVVYKARNKRTGQLVALKKIRLDSETEGVPSTAIREISLLKELQHPNIVRLLDVLHSQKKLYLVFEYLNQDLKKYMDSSRTGEIPLSLVKNYLFQLLQGVSFCHSHRVIHRDLKPQNLLINEAGAIKLADFGLARAFGVPLRTYTHEVVTLWYRAPEILLGCKYYSTAVDIWSIGCIFAEMVTRKALFPGDSEIDQLFRIFRTLGTPTEASWPGVTQLPDYKRDFPRWARKEMKDIVPNLDRDGRDLLVQLLLYDPSRRISAKAALSHCYFLRRSPRSPEEQRVLQRRCR is encoded by the exons aTGGACCCCTTgcaggaggtgttccagaaggtGGAGAAGATCGGGGAGGGCACCTACGGCGTGGTGTACAAGGCTCGCAACAAGCGCACGGGGCAGCTGGTGGCCCTCAAGAAGATCCGCCTGGACTC GGAGACAGAGGGTGTCCCCAGCACCGCGATCAGAGAAATCTcactgctgaaggagctgcagcaccccaACATAGTCAG GCTCTTAGATGTCTTACACAGCCAGAAGAAGCTCTATTTGGTGTTTGAGTATCTAAATCAGGACCTGAAGAAATACATGGACTCTTCTCGAACTGGAGAGATTCCTTTAAGCTTGGTCAAG AACTACCtattccagctgctccagggtgTGAGCTTCTGCCACTCGCACAGGGTGATCCACAGGGACTTGAAGCCACAGAACTTGCTCATTAACGAAGCAGGAGCAATCAAGCTGGCTGATTTTGGACTGGCAAGAGCTTTTGGAGTCCCCCTGCGCACATACACTCATGAG GTGGTGACTCTGTGGTACCGAGCCCCTGAAATCCTGCTGGGATGCAAATACTACTCAACTGCTGTGGATATCTGGAGCATCGGCTGCATCTTTGCAGAAATG gTGACCAGGAAGGCTCTGTTTCCAGGGGACTCTGAGATTGATCAGCTCTTCCGGATCTTTCGCACCCTGGGCACTCCCACCGAGGCGAGCTGGCCCGGGGTCACCCAGCTGCCTGACTACAAGAGGGACTTTCCCCGGTGGGCAAGGAAGGAGATGAAAGACATTGTTCCCAACTTAGATCGAGATGGTAGAGACCTACTGGTG CAATTGCTCCTCTACGACCCCAGCAGGCGCATCTCAGCCAAGGCAGCCCTCAGTCACTGCTACTTCCTCCGGAGAAGCCCTCGGAGTCCTGAAGAGCAACGTGTGCTGCAGAGACGCTGCAGATAA
- the ACOX1 gene encoding peroxisomal acyl-coenzyme A oxidase 1 isoform X1: MNPDLRRERAAATFQTELLTNILDGGAERTRRRKEIEALVLNDPDFQHEDLNFLSRSERYEQALRKSSLMVLKLREYGIADPDEIYWFKSFVHRGRPEPLDLHLGMFLPTLLTQATPEQQDRFFMPAWNLDIIGTYAQTEMGHGTHLRGLETTATYDPATQEFILNSPTVTSIKWWPGGLGKTSNHAIVLAQLYTQGQCKGLHAFIVPIRQMGTHEPLPGITVGDIGPKFGFDEIDNGYLKMDNYRIPRENMLMKYAQVEPDGTYVKPVSDKLTYGTMVFIRSLIVGDAARALSKACTIAIRYSAVRHQSELKPGEPEPQILDYQTQQYKLFPLLATAYAFHIVGAYIKNTYRRISGDISSGDLSELPELHALTAGLKAFTSWIANAGVEECRMACGGHGYSRCSGIPDIYVTLTPCCTYEGENTVMMLQTARFLVKSYNQVASGQQVTGMVSYLNDLSRQRIQPQHVAARAVTVRLNDPASLAEAYKARAARLVEAAAKNLQAELNHRKSKEEAWNRTSVDLVRASEAHCHYVVVKLFAAKLSEVSNAAVRAVLTELCLLYALYGISKNTGDFLQVGILTDAQITQVNQRVKELLAIIRPNAVALVDSFDFHDVHLGSVLGRYDGNVYENMFEWAKKSPLNKTEVHQSFHKHLKPLQSKL, encoded by the exons ATGAACCCGGACCTGCGGAGAGAGCGCGCCGCCGCCACCTTCCAGACCGAGCTCCTCACCAACATCCTGGATGGCGGCGCCGAGCGCACCCGCCGCCGCAAGGAGATCG AGGCCTTAGTTCTTAATGACCCTGACTTCCAGCATGAGGATCTCAACTTCCTGTCCCGCAGCGAACGCTACGAGCAAGCCCTCAGGAAGAGCTCTCTGATGGTGCTGAAGCTCAGGGAATATGGAATTGCAGACCCAGATGAGATCTACTGGTTTAAAAG CTTTGTTCATCGCGGACGGCCTGAGCCTCTGGACCTTCACCTGGGCATGTTCCTCCCCACCCTTCTCACCCAGGCaaccccagagcagcaggatcGCTTCTTCATGCCTGCCTGGAACCTGGACATCATTGGCACTTATGCCCAGACTGAAATGGGCCATG GAACTCACCTTCGGGGTCTAGAAACTACAGCTACTTATGACCCTGCTACCCAGGAATTCATCCTCAACAGCCCCACTGTGACCTCCATTAAGTGGTGGCCAGGTGGAC TTGGAAAGACCTCCAACCATGCCATTGTGCTGGCTCAGCTCTACACTCAAGGGCAGTGCAAAGGCCTGCATGCCTTCATCGTTCCCATACGGCAGATGGGCACCCATGAACCTTTGCCAG GTATCACAGTGGGTGACATTGGGCCCAAATTCGGTTTTGATGAGATAGATAATGGCTACCTGAAGATGGACAACTACAGAATCCCTCGGGAGAACATGCTGATGAAGTATGCCCAG gtTGAACCAGATGGCACCTATGTGAAACCAGTCAGTGACAAGCTGACCTATGGGACCATGGTGTTCATCCGCTCCCTCATCGTGGGCGACGCAGCTCGCGCCCTCTCCAAGGCTTGCACCATCGCCATCCGCTACAGCGCCGTCAGGCACCAGTCGGAGCTGAAGCCAGG GGAACCAGAACCCCAGATCTTGGATTACCAGACCCAGCAATACAAACTCTTTCCGCTCCTGGCAACAGCTTATGCTTTCCACATTGTGGGAGCCTACATCAAGAACACCTACCGCCGTATCAGTGGGGACATCAGCAGTGGGGACCTGAGCGAGCTGCCAGAG CTGCATGCACTGacagcagggctgaaggcaTTCACTTCCTGGATTGCCAACGCTGGGGTTGAGGAGTGTCGGATGGCCTGCGGTGGGCATGGCTACTCTCGCTGCAGTGGCATCCCTGACATCTACGTCACCCTCACCCCATGCTGCACCTACGAGGGAGAAAACACAGTCATGATGCTGCAGACAGCGAG GTTCCTTGTCAAAAGCTACAACCAGGTTGCTTCTGGGCAGCAGGTCACTGGCATGGTGTCCTACCTTAATGACCTCTCCAGGCAACGCATTCAGCCGCAGCATGTGGCTGCTAGGGCAGTGACTGTGAGGCTCAATGATCCAGCCAGCTTGGCAGAGGCCTACAAAGCACGTGCTGCCCG GCTTGTagaagctgcagcaaagaatttgcAAGCTGAGCTGAAccacagaaagagcaaagagGAAGCCTGGAACAGAACTTCTGTTGATCTGGTGCGAGCATCTGAG GCACACTGTCACTATGTGGTGGTGAAGCTGTTTGCAGCAAAGCTGTCTGAGGTCAGCAATGCAGCTGTCCGTGCTGTCCTGACTGAGCTCTGCCTCCTGTATGCACTGTATGGCATCAGTAAGAACACAGGGGATTTCTTGCAG gTGGGCATCCTGACCGATGCCCAGATCACTCAAGTGAACCAGCGTGTCAAGGAGCTCTTGGCCATCATCCGTCCCAACGCGGTGGCGCTGGTGGACTCCTTCGACTTCCACGACGTTCACCTCGGCTCTGTGCTCGGCCGCTACGACGGCAACGTCTACGAGAACATGTTTGAGTGGGCAAAGAAATCCCCACTGAACAAGACAGAG GTTCACCAGTCTTTCCACAAACACCTGAAGCCGCTGCAATCCAAGCTGTGA
- the TEN1 gene encoding CST complex subunit TEN1 isoform X1, with translation MQRAAAGVEPRFNGALNGRATACSWGGCAQSTVLYIAQQQLYEMQLNACVYYFPWEINSSVPEGEALRTFGRLCYYDLAHSKVILTAEHSSVQYQVSVDTSFVEPFQAQLGSYYMVLGEIEHRKGEGPVVKARILTCVQGMNVPLLVQAVQEQRKYFSERQERMEDSAS, from the exons ATGCAACGGGCTGCAGCCGGTGTGGAGCCTCGGTTCAATGGAGCTTTAAACGGACGGgcaacagcctgcagctggggagggtgtGCGCAGAGCACGGTGCTTTACATT gctcagcagcagttgtATGAGATGCAGTTAAATGCATGTGTTTATTACTTCCCATGGGAGATCAACAGCTCAGTCCCAGAGGGGGAGGCACTGAGGACATTTGGAAG GTTATGCTACTACGACCTGGCCCACTCCAAAGTCATTCTCACTGCTGAACACAGCTCAGTGCAGTACCAGGTCTCTGTTGACACCTCATTTGTGGAGCCattccaagcccagctgggatCTTACTACATGGTCCTGGGAGAGATTGAGCACAGGAAAG GTGAGGGCCCCGTGGTAAAGGCAAGGATATTGACCTGTGTGCAAGGGATGAATGTCCCCCTGCTGGTACAAGCCgtacaggagcagaggaagtacTTCAGTGAGAGGCAGGAGCGGATGGAAGACAGCGCATCctga
- the TEN1 gene encoding CST complex subunit TEN1 isoform X2, with translation MQLNACVYYFPWEINSSVPEGEALRTFGRLCYYDLAHSKVILTAEHSSVQYQVSVDTSFVEPFQAQLGSYYMVLGEIEHRKGEGPVVKARILTCVQGMNVPLLVQAVQEQRKYFSERQERMEDSAS, from the exons ATGCAGTTAAATGCATGTGTTTATTACTTCCCATGGGAGATCAACAGCTCAGTCCCAGAGGGGGAGGCACTGAGGACATTTGGAAG GTTATGCTACTACGACCTGGCCCACTCCAAAGTCATTCTCACTGCTGAACACAGCTCAGTGCAGTACCAGGTCTCTGTTGACACCTCATTTGTGGAGCCattccaagcccagctgggatCTTACTACATGGTCCTGGGAGAGATTGAGCACAGGAAAG GTGAGGGCCCCGTGGTAAAGGCAAGGATATTGACCTGTGTGCAAGGGATGAATGTCCCCCTGCTGGTACAAGCCgtacaggagcagaggaagtacTTCAGTGAGAGGCAGGAGCGGATGGAAGACAGCGCATCctga